One Granulicella sp. 5B5 DNA window includes the following coding sequences:
- a CDS encoding proline--tRNA ligase: protein MQRWSKLFIPTLREAPTDAEVASHKLLLRAGYIRQLGAGIYSYLPLGQRSINKIVAIVREEMDKIGQEFLLPTLNPVELWQESGREAVMGQNLFHLKDRKGAQLVLAMTHEEVITSIARNELRSYKQLPQIWYQIQTKFRDEPRPKSGLLRVRQFIMKDAYSFDIDAAGLDESYNKHDATYRTIFTRCGLDFVAVEADSGAMGGSGSQEFMVYTDAGEDFIASSASGYAANLEKATSQLAPVEDLAPTGDGTPELVSTPGKASIADVTEFFGIQSSQDIKCVAFMGARAGHPAGEPLRPIVAFLRGDHQVNETKLTALAGTADLRPMTPEELELHIGGPAGFLGPIGIPEVMTQGSLNGLKSGKALDKLKGVLRDVPSEGLKTIVVLDLGLEGRTNLVCGANKLDYHYRNVTPGRDFTQTLIADIRNINEGELDPIGGQPLRLGKAVEVGHIFKLGYKYTESMGARVLDANGKEVMPIMGCYGIGIERILTAAIESSAAKFKGQFPDTEKAGEQYALSPTIAPYEVIVTITNIKESDLLAAGEKIAADLTAAGIDVLLDDRDERAGVKFKDAELIGVPYRINIGKKLAEGQVELVDRLQQSTTDVTVETIVTHLQSLLKASKA, encoded by the coding sequence ATGCAACGTTGGTCGAAGCTCTTCATTCCCACCCTCCGCGAAGCCCCCACAGACGCCGAGGTCGCCAGCCATAAGCTCCTTCTCCGCGCCGGATACATCCGCCAGCTCGGCGCCGGCATCTACAGCTATCTGCCGCTCGGCCAGCGCTCCATCAACAAGATCGTCGCCATCGTGCGCGAGGAGATGGACAAGATCGGCCAGGAGTTCCTGTTGCCCACGCTGAACCCCGTCGAGCTCTGGCAGGAGTCCGGCCGTGAAGCCGTCATGGGCCAGAACCTCTTCCACCTCAAGGACCGTAAGGGCGCACAACTCGTCCTCGCCATGACCCACGAAGAGGTCATCACCTCCATTGCGCGCAACGAGCTCCGCAGCTACAAGCAGCTCCCCCAGATCTGGTACCAGATCCAGACCAAGTTCCGCGACGAGCCCCGCCCCAAGTCCGGCCTGCTCCGTGTGCGCCAGTTCATCATGAAGGACGCCTACTCCTTCGACATCGACGCCGCTGGACTCGACGAAAGCTACAACAAGCACGACGCCACCTACCGCACCATCTTCACCCGCTGCGGGCTCGACTTCGTCGCCGTCGAAGCCGACTCCGGCGCCATGGGCGGTTCCGGCTCGCAGGAGTTCATGGTCTACACCGACGCAGGCGAAGACTTCATCGCCTCCAGCGCGAGCGGCTACGCGGCCAACCTCGAGAAGGCCACCAGCCAGCTCGCGCCAGTCGAAGACCTAGCCCCCACCGGCGACGGCACGCCCGAGCTCGTCTCCACACCCGGCAAAGCCTCCATCGCCGACGTCACCGAGTTCTTCGGCATCCAGTCCTCGCAGGACATCAAGTGCGTCGCCTTCATGGGCGCACGTGCCGGCCATCCCGCAGGCGAGCCGCTGCGTCCCATCGTCGCCTTCCTGCGCGGCGATCACCAGGTCAACGAGACCAAGCTCACCGCCCTCGCCGGCACCGCCGACCTGCGCCCCATGACACCCGAAGAGCTCGAGCTGCACATCGGCGGCCCCGCAGGCTTCCTCGGCCCCATCGGCATTCCCGAGGTTATGACACAGGGCTCACTCAACGGCCTCAAGTCCGGGAAGGCGCTCGACAAGCTTAAAGGCGTGCTGCGCGACGTACCCAGCGAGGGCCTCAAGACTATCGTCGTCCTCGACCTCGGCCTCGAAGGCCGCACGAACCTCGTCTGCGGCGCCAACAAGCTCGACTACCACTACCGCAACGTCACCCCCGGCCGCGACTTCACGCAAACCCTCATCGCCGACATCCGCAACATCAACGAAGGTGAGCTCGACCCCATCGGCGGCCAGCCGCTGCGTCTCGGCAAAGCCGTTGAAGTCGGCCACATCTTCAAGCTCGGCTACAAGTACACCGAGTCCATGGGCGCGCGCGTCCTCGACGCCAACGGCAAAGAGGTCATGCCCATCATGGGCTGCTACGGCATCGGCATCGAGCGCATCCTCACCGCCGCCATCGAGTCCAGCGCGGCAAAGTTCAAGGGGCAGTTTCCCGACACCGAAAAGGCCGGCGAGCAATACGCGCTCTCACCCACCATCGCACCCTATGAGGTCATCGTCACCATCACCAACATCAAGGAGAGCGATCTCCTCGCTGCCGGAGAAAAGATCGCCGCCGACCTCACCGCCGCCGGCATCGACGTCCTGCTCGACGACCGCGACGAGCGCGCTGGGGTCAAGTTCAAAGACGCGGAACTCATCGGCGTCCCCTACCGTATCAACATCGGCAAGAAGCTCGCCGAAGGCCAGGTAGAGCTCGTCGACCGCTTGCAGCAGAGCACCACAGACGTTACGGTCGAAACCATCGTCACGCACCTCCAATCGCTGCTGAAAGCGTCCAAAGCATAG
- a CDS encoding transglycosylase domain-containing protein, which translates to MPVKVKFASTTNSLLSKVARVLLAIVLACLVLGGMVFGYFYFKYRGEVDKRLAEGPLFASIAQVYAAPQEVRPGQELSAISIAASLRHAGYNGPQGLGNYQLRSEGNQDSILIKPGPESYLAMDGATIVTTTGPDGHPVVKSIIAENGAPLAAYKLEPQLITAMSEDKNRTKRRLVTYDQIPPRMVQAVLAIEDRRFFEHSGLNYGRTLKCAVVDLLSHHMSCGGSTLTQQLARGFFLSPDKRISRKIAEIMITFQLEHRFNKRQIFEMYANEIPLGQRGSFAVNGFGEAAQAYFGKDLRQLDLAECAMLAGIIQRPSYFNPYKHPDRVMERRNIVIDSMVETQAITTADAEKAKAEPIRLAPPNIDASEAPYFVDLVHDEIVQRLGDSEAAHAALRIYTSLDPELQRAAADAVAAGMKNVDELVRRRYFNLHHKKGEKFNKDDRFSGEPINYPQVALVALNPHTGQVLALIGGRNYAVSQLNHAVSERPTGSIFKPFVYATAYNTSLEGTNIDGNGPFTALTKLNDDPQDFGTPGKPYEPGNFERGEYPGMVTAATAIEHSLNIATIALAQMVGYNNVASLARSAGIVNAKGTPSVAIGTYSATPIDMAGAYTVFANNGVHLRPWILASVRNPNGDIVADFTPEAKQVLDPRVAYLTQSMLEGVMARGTGSAARAHGFTAPAAGKTGTSHDAWFAGYSSNLLCIIWVGNDDYTDVKLQGADAAAPIWAEFMNRAIKLPQYSDMKPFTPPDGVEVLRVNTPTGLIADDSCPDNDVNTAFLIGTTPSGTCSHMGESSQSFGQRLFNIFKGGSDNPPNVSPTTQPQVQPKTPGQPQTQQQTQPTQQQPAEEPTKHRNLLEKMFGVGKPKPTPQPQDQQPQ; encoded by the coding sequence ATGCCCGTCAAAGTTAAATTCGCCAGCACCACCAACTCCCTTCTCAGTAAGGTCGCCCGCGTCCTGCTGGCGATCGTACTTGCGTGCCTTGTGCTCGGCGGCATGGTCTTTGGCTACTTCTACTTCAAATACCGCGGCGAGGTCGACAAGCGCCTCGCCGAAGGTCCGCTCTTCGCCTCCATAGCGCAGGTCTACGCAGCGCCACAGGAGGTCCGTCCCGGCCAGGAGCTCTCCGCCATCTCCATCGCCGCCTCGTTGCGCCACGCTGGCTACAACGGCCCACAGGGCCTCGGCAACTACCAGCTCCGTTCAGAAGGCAACCAGGACTCCATCCTCATCAAGCCCGGCCCCGAGAGCTATCTCGCCATGGACGGCGCCACCATCGTCACCACCACCGGCCCCGACGGTCATCCCGTCGTCAAATCCATCATTGCGGAGAACGGTGCCCCTCTTGCGGCCTACAAGCTTGAGCCGCAGCTCATCACCGCGATGAGCGAGGACAAGAACCGCACCAAGCGCCGCCTCGTCACCTACGACCAGATCCCTCCGCGCATGGTGCAGGCCGTGCTCGCCATTGAGGACCGTCGCTTCTTCGAGCACAGTGGACTCAACTACGGCCGCACCCTCAAGTGCGCCGTCGTCGACCTTCTCTCGCACCACATGAGTTGCGGCGGCTCCACCCTCACCCAGCAGCTCGCCCGCGGCTTCTTCCTCTCGCCCGACAAGCGTATCTCGCGCAAGATTGCCGAGATCATGATCACCTTCCAGCTCGAGCACCGCTTCAACAAGCGGCAGATCTTCGAGATGTACGCCAACGAGATCCCCCTTGGCCAGCGCGGCAGCTTCGCCGTCAACGGCTTCGGCGAGGCCGCACAAGCCTACTTCGGCAAAGACCTCCGCCAGCTCGATCTCGCCGAGTGCGCCATGCTCGCCGGCATCATCCAGCGCCCCAGCTACTTCAACCCCTACAAGCACCCCGACCGCGTGATGGAGCGCCGCAACATCGTCATCGACTCCATGGTCGAGACCCAGGCCATCACCACCGCCGACGCCGAGAAGGCCAAGGCCGAGCCCATCCGCCTCGCCCCGCCCAACATCGACGCCAGCGAAGCGCCCTACTTCGTCGACCTCGTCCACGACGAGATCGTCCAGCGCCTCGGCGACTCCGAAGCCGCCCACGCCGCCCTGCGCATCTACACCTCGCTCGACCCCGAGCTGCAGCGCGCCGCCGCCGACGCCGTCGCCGCCGGCATGAAGAACGTCGACGAACTCGTCCGCCGCCGCTACTTCAACCTCCACCACAAGAAGGGCGAAAAGTTCAACAAGGACGACAGGTTCTCCGGCGAGCCCATCAACTATCCGCAGGTCGCTCTCGTCGCGCTCAATCCGCACACCGGCCAGGTGCTCGCACTCATCGGCGGCCGCAACTACGCCGTCTCGCAGCTCAACCACGCCGTCTCCGAGCGCCCCACCGGCTCCATCTTCAAGCCCTTCGTCTACGCCACCGCCTATAACACCTCACTCGAAGGCACCAACATCGACGGCAACGGTCCCTTCACCGCCCTCACCAAACTCAACGATGACCCACAGGACTTCGGCACCCCCGGCAAGCCCTACGAGCCCGGCAACTTCGAGCGCGGCGAGTACCCCGGCATGGTCACCGCCGCCACCGCCATCGAGCATTCACTCAACATCGCCACCATCGCCCTCGCGCAGATGGTCGGCTACAACAACGTCGCCTCGCTCGCCCGCTCCGCCGGCATCGTCAACGCCAAAGGCACTCCCTCAGTTGCCATCGGCACCTACAGCGCCACACCCATTGACATGGCCGGCGCCTACACCGTCTTCGCCAACAACGGCGTCCACCTCCGCCCCTGGATACTCGCCAGCGTCCGCAATCCCAACGGGGACATCGTCGCCGACTTCACGCCCGAAGCCAAACAGGTCCTCGACCCTCGCGTCGCCTACCTCACGCAGTCGATGCTTGAGGGCGTGATGGCTCGCGGCACGGGCTCCGCGGCCCGCGCGCACGGCTTCACCGCCCCCGCCGCCGGCAAAACCGGCACCTCGCACGACGCCTGGTTCGCCGGCTACTCCTCCAACCTCCTCTGCATCATCTGGGTCGGCAACGACGACTACACCGACGTCAAGCTCCAGGGCGCTGACGCCGCTGCACCCATTTGGGCTGAGTTCATGAATCGCGCCATCAAGCTCCCGCAGTACTCGGACATGAAGCCCTTCACCCCGCCCGACGGCGTCGAAGTCCTCCGCGTCAACACCCCCACCGGCCTCATCGCCGACGACTCCTGCCCCGACAACGACGTCAACACTGCCTTCCTCATCGGCACCACGCCCTCCGGCACCTGCTCGCACATGGGCGAGTCCTCACAGAGCTTTGGCCAGCGCCTCTTCAACATCTTCAAGGGCGGCTCCGACAACCCACCCAACGTCAGCCCCACCACACAACCGCAGGTCCAGCCCAAAACGCCAGGCCAACCGCAGACTCAGCAACAAACACAGCCCACCCAGCAACAACCTGCCGAGGAGCCCACCAAGCACCGCAACCTTCTCGAAAAGATGTTCGGCGTCGGCAAACCCAAGCCTACGCCGCAGCCGCAGGATCAGCAGCCGCAGTAA